CTTAAAATGGATCCGATTTGAACCGGAGAAACATGATCATGGCGCATCGGCCCGACCGGCGGATCGGGATCTTGAAGCCCGCGAGATCCGGGTTATGGTGCGCGAGGCGCTGCGCCGGCTTCCGGAACGCCAGCGCCAGGCGGTCATCTTGAGACAGTTTGAGAACCTGGATTATAAAGAGATCGCAGAAGCGATGGGAACAACCGTCTCAGCGGTTGAAACGCTGCTGCATCGTGCGATGAGGGCCCTCAGAGAGGATTTGAGCCGAAAGAAGATGGAAGAGTCATGAAACCTGCCCCTGTTCATATTGATACAAAAATTGAATCCTTCTTGGATAAAGAACTCTCCCCGGCTGAGAATGACGCCGTACAGGAGCATTGTGCCACCTGTCCGGTTTGTGAACGCTTATTGAAAGAGCAGATCGCGGTGCGCAAGATGCTGGCCGGTGTCACAGGAAGCGAGCCGATTCGCCCGATGTGGAACGGCGTTCGCGAACGGCTCATTAAATCTGAACCGCAGCGGCTCAAATCCGCCTTTGCTCTCGGCGCAACAGCGGCCGCGGTCGGAGTTTGTGTAGGGCTTTTCGTTGGATCATTGCAGACACACGCACCGGAGATGGAGTCATCGAATCTCTGGTCTAATGTCGGATCGACAATAACCGGCGAGACAGATGAGTTACTCCCGTCGCTCTATCTCAACACGTCGGATGAAGAAGGGAGCTGATGGCCATGAAGCGTTGGTGGTTCTTACTCCTCGCCTTCTCTCTCGGATTGAATGGCGGGCTCCTCTATGTCGAGTTGTTCGGGAAGGGGCTGAATCCGGATCATTCGGAATCATCCGGAGCGATCGGATCCCGAGAGTTCGATGGGCCGGGCGGCCATAGGCGGCCACCGGGGGCGGCGCCCAATCCAGTCATCTTGGTTGAACAGCATCTCCGGCAGATTGCTGAACCGCTGGGTCTCAGCGCTCTACAGAGGGATGAGATCGCCTCCCTATTGACCGGGATCCTTCCACTCATTCTAGAGCAGCAGCAAGGGCTCCACGAAGCCCGCCGGGCGTTGGCGGATCAGTATGCGGCGCCTGATCTGACACCCGATCTATTCCGAAGGGGTGTTGATCGTTTAAATGCGGTGCAGGCTCGCTTGGATTCGCTGGTGGCGGAGGC
This is a stretch of genomic DNA from Candidatus Eisenbacteria bacterium. It encodes these proteins:
- a CDS encoding sigma-70 family RNA polymerase sigma factor, which gives rise to MRESLTDDELMARGANGDMDSFRILVERWERPVFIFLDRMLDSPEEAQDLGQETFLKMCREAERYQPSGRFKSWLFRIAGNLARSRLRRRKILKWIRFEPEKHDHGASARPADRDLEAREIRVMVREALRRLPERQRQAVILRQFENLDYKEIAEAMGTTVSAVETLLHRAMRALREDLSRKKMEES
- a CDS encoding zf-HC2 domain-containing protein, with amino-acid sequence MKPAPVHIDTKIESFLDKELSPAENDAVQEHCATCPVCERLLKEQIAVRKMLAGVTGSEPIRPMWNGVRERLIKSEPQRLKSAFALGATAAAVGVCVGLFVGSLQTHAPEMESSNLWSNVGSTITGETDELLPSLYLNTSDEEGS
- a CDS encoding periplasmic heavy metal sensor; the protein is MKRWWFLLLAFSLGLNGGLLYVELFGKGLNPDHSESSGAIGSREFDGPGGHRRPPGAAPNPVILVEQHLRQIAEPLGLSALQRDEIASLLTGILPLILEQQQGLHEARRALADQYAAPDLTPDLFRRGVDRLNAVQARLDSLVAEAMLQESVILTSEQRRDYIKIMPIGQYMGPPARDLGPGDPNHRPPPPPPRGH